Proteins encoded in a region of the Planococcus citri chromosome 1, ihPlaCitr1.1, whole genome shotgun sequence genome:
- the LOC135849039 gene encoding mRNA-decapping enzyme 1A-like, translating into MGETKLRRLTSSHLYQPINRQLQLQVENSYLLYKNENGVIIGFWIHDRKYFDKICDEIKKMLYSINLHSTRVNTPNGKDPEISKMLRKVEEDNLRAKYGLKNLRRDDGSTKSTSTPSTPNSVAEFFTNTNGVDKELQAVTSSNNVTKFFANGVDKELQAVTSSNNVTKFFANGADKEYQTMSSNSVTKFFTNGDRELQTTTSNSVTKFFENASKVFKSNSKPVPVPVFNDNYQSTNVLKNLICNPQYNVESIEKNQRYSYVVDEM; encoded by the exons ATGGGAGAAACTAAACTGCGAAG ACTGACTAGTTCTCATTTATATCAACCTATAAATCGGCAGCTTCAACTGCAAGTAGAAAACTCGTATTTACTGTATAAAAACGAAAACGGCGTTATTATCGGATTTTGGATACACGATCGAaagtattttgacaaaatatgcGACGAAATCAAGAAAATGTTGTACAGTATTAATTTACACTCGACCAGAGTCAACACACCTAATGGTAAAGATCCTGAAATAAGTAAAATGTTACGCAAAGTCGAAGAAGACAACCTAAGAGCGAAATacggattgaaaaatttacggCGAGATGATGGATCTACCAAATCGACGTCAACGCCATCGACACCAAACAGCGTTGCAGAATTTTTCACCAACACCAACGGTGTAGATAAAGAACTTCAAGCAGTCACATCTTCGAACAACGTTACGAAATTTTTCGCCAACGGTGTAGATAAAGAACTTCAAGCAGTCACATCTTCGAACAACGTTACGAAATTTTTCGCCAACGGTGCTGATAAAGAATACCAAACAATGAGTTCGAACAGCGTAACCAAGTTTTTCACCAACGGAGACAGAGAACTTCAAACGACGACGTCGAACAGCGttacgaaatttttcgaaaacgctagcaaagttttcaaaagtaatagtaaacctgtacctgtacctgtGTTTAATGATAATTACCAAAGTACTAATGTTTTAAAGAATTTAATTTGTAATCCGCAGTATAACGTAGAAagtattgagaaaaatcaacgaTACTCTTATGTAGTAGATGAAATGTAA